Proteins from a single region of Cupriavidus sp. MP-37:
- a CDS encoding tripartite tricarboxylate transporter substrate-binding protein, with amino-acid sequence MPDVLTMAEAGIAGCEADVWFGVVGPRGLPSGIQPLVAGDHAYRAGQGDAGQAGAGRGRAADRDAGAVLGAAPPRYRQVGEAGAGVGGEY; translated from the coding sequence CTGCCCGACGTGCTGACCATGGCCGAGGCTGGCATTGCCGGCTGTGAGGCCGATGTCTGGTTCGGCGTGGTGGGTCCGCGCGGATTGCCGTCCGGTATCCAGCCGCTTGTCGCAGGAGATCACGCGTATCGCGCAGGACAAGGCGATGCGGGACAAGCTGGTGCAGGCCGGGGCCGCGCCGCTGACCGCGACGCCGGAGCGGTTCTCGGTGCTGCTCCGCCGCGATACCGACAAGTGGGCGAAGCTGGTGCGGGAGTCGGGGGCGAGTATTGA